The Kosmotoga olearia TBF 19.5.1 sequence AAACGTTGTCAGTATTTAAGAAAGGTTCTCCCATCCCCATGAATACGATGTTGGTAACATTTTTTCCCATGGATTTTTCCATAAAGATGACCTGCCCCACTATTTCTGAGACGCTGAGATTACGTTTAAAGCCACTCATTCCTGTGGCACAAAAGATGCAGCCGAGCTGACAACCAACCTGTGTGGAAATACAAAAGGTTGTATGATCAGGATGTCTCAGTATTACCGATTCTATAAACTCACCGTCATGCAACTTCCAAAGGAATTTTTCAGTGCCGTCTATTTTTGAAAGACTTCTTCGAACTATTGTCATTTCAGGATATCGAAAGGTTCCAGACAGAAATTTCCTGAAATCTTTCGGAAGGTTCGTCATATTAGAGAAATTGAGAACCTTCTTTTTATAGATCCAATCGAATATCTGAGAAGCTCTATATTTTTCATAACCTTCATCCACAAGAACTTTTCTTAGTTCATCCAGTGTCATCTCCAGCAACTGCATCCCTTTATTTCCTCCTCATTCTAGCGATGTATCCAGGTCTTGGGCTATTGGGAGGCAAAAGCCAGTAACCGTATCCATCCCACGTACCCCGCAGGTTATACCTTATCATAAAATCGTCCAGGGGAACAGGGACAAATTCTTTGAGAGGTGCGAGCAGTTGAGTGTTTTCTTCCAGTGTCAGGGTATTACTTAAATAAACAAATTCTTCTATGTTCGCTATTCTATTGGAAAGTTCCTTTTTCAGCTCATTTGCACTTTTTAATAACTCTTCTTTACTGATTGTATGAAAGAGCCATGGTTTTTCAGAAAGCAAAGCAAGCGAAGAATTTTCGGGTTTAATTACAGGGCACCGGAAATATTCGTTTACTATATATTCAAGTTCGTCAATACGTTTCAAAGAAGAGATTGGTTCACCCTTTTCGAGAACGATAATGCAATCTGAAAAATCGCTTTTATCGTAGATGTATCCTTTTTCATCCAGCAGATGGTATTCTCCTTTTGGGATGCTGTAAACCTGAAGAGGCGGTTGCTGGTTGTAACTCAAGAGTTCTTCGAGCGGGTTGATCCACTCTATTTCTTCCCAGTAATCAACCAGCCATTTTGGGTGGGAATACTTGAGCCAGATGGGCTGTTCCGGCAGAGGGGTTTCAAGTTTGCTTATCTTTCGTAGGACCGCATTGACCAGTTTTTTAAAACTCTTTGCTTTCAAAAGTTCAACACTGGAGTGTATCGCGGCAAACTCTGGAACACTATCCATGTAAAAAAGCTGAGTTACCCCCAATCGAAGAGCATTCATTACCGGTGCCGGCAGTTTTTCCGGTTTTTTGAGAAACTGATTCAGTATGTAATCTATCTGAATGCGTTTTCTGAGGGTTTCCATTACCAAATTCATATAGAATCTTCTACCAATAGATGAAAGGGTGGAGATGGCTATCTCCACCTTCCTGAATGGTATATAACCGTTTTGATCAAAAAAAGCCAATGTTTCCAGAGCTTTCTGGCGTGGATCGTTCATCAGTCTCTGCGTCCAAACAACCCGGCAATGAAAATCATTCTCAACAGCTGAAGCATGGCCATCGCCATAGAAGCGATATAGGTCATTGCTGCCGCAGAAAGAACCTTATTGACGGCAATTACTTCGGATTCTGGCATTCCCATTTCCGCGAGTAAGCGCTTTGCTCTTTTGCTTGCGTCAAATTCAACAGGCAACGTAATCAGAGTGAAGAGGACAACTAGTGAAAAGAGAACGATTCCAAACCGTATCATAGTTGGTGACCAGAACAGGATTCCCATGAAAAAGATAACCCAGCTGAAATATGAGCCAAAGCTCGCGACTGGTGCAAAGGCATTTCTTACAACCAGCGGAGCGTAATTCTTTGCATGTTGTAATGCGTGGCCGATTTCATGAGCTACAACCCCTAATGCCGCGATGGAACTGTTGTTGTAAGTTGCCTGGGATAATCTGACGACCTTTGCTCTTGGATCGTAATGATCGGTTAGTTGACCGGGTATTGTTTCGATTTTTATATCATACAGTCCTGAATTGTCCAGTAGACGTCTTGCGAGTTCTGCGCCGGTTATACCAAAGGTGGAACGAACCTTAGAATAATAAGTAAATCTCTGACTCACGAGAGCTTGAGCCCATATTGCTAATATTATTGCCGGGATCAAAAATATGAATGTTGGATCAAAGAAAAGCACACGATCACCTCCTCAATAGATTATACCATCATATATTTGACGTTTTTCTTATCGCTTTGTTCGATGAGTTTTTCGATAAAAAAATAACATGAATCTGAATTGTCATCAGAGTATAAAGAACGATATAATAATGTGGGAGGGATAAAATGTTTTATATAACAAAAGAGGTTACTTTTGATGCTGCGCATAACCTGACAAGCTATCATGGGAAGTGCGAAAAGCTTCACGGGCATACCTACCGTCTTCAGGTAACGATTAAAGGGGAACCGGATGAGGAAGGGATGGTTATAGACTTTGCTGAGTTGAAAAAAGTCATTAAAGAAAAGATACTGGACAAGCTCGACCATTCTTACATAAACGATTTAATACCCCAACCTACTGCCGAATATATTGCACGATGGATTTTTGATGAACTCGAACCCCTTGTAAAGACGGATAAGAGGAAACTTTTTGAGATCGTTCTCTGGGAAACCCCAACGAGTTTCGTGAGATACAGGAAGGAATGACCGAGCGTTGAATTTCCCCATTGGAAGATACGTTCCAATTAATTCTCCCATTCACGAAATAGATCCGCGCGCGAAGCTCATAGTTTACATCAGTCTGGCGATTCTCTCTTTTTTTTGCCAGAGCCCAGCTGATTTTATGTTTATATACCTGTTATTCTTTTTGCAGGCGTATTTGAGTAACGTCCCGATAAAATTCTATTTGAGAAACTTAAAGAGTGTATATCTCATAGCATTGTTCATTGTGTTTTTCCAGATTTTTTTCACTCCCGGGAAGGTCATATTCCAGATTGGTTCGCTGATTGCTACCATAGAGGGTATGAAAAATGCGGTTGTTCTGGTTTTGCGGTTGTTTGGGGCTGTCCTGTTCAGTACCTTGTTGTCTTTCACAACAGCTCCATTGAGGATGGCACACTCCATAGAAGATCTTATGCTCAGACTGAAGTTTTCACAGAGAATTGCCAGAAGCGTAGGGCTTATTTTCTCAATATCAATGAGGTTCATTCCCATTCTTTCTAAAGAGGCCGAACAAATAGTACTAGCTCAACGAGCCCGGGGCGCGAAGTTTAAGAAAAACGGGCTGTTTCCAGAACTTCGAACCTTTATAGCCATAATCGTTCCACTTATTGTTCTTTCAATAAAAAAAGCCGACGAACTTGCAATCGCAATGCAGGTTCGCGGCTTTGACAGAGCTCATAAAACATCGGTGAGACAGGATTATTTCCAATGGAATATAAAAAGCTCCCTTTTGTGTTTTATGGGGGTTTTATCCTTCTTGTTTGTTATTCTCAACTGATCTCAGCCCATATTAAAGAGCTCCAGCAATCTCTGAGGAGCTATTCTCGCCATGGCTTTTGCTGCTGATAATCTCAACTTCCCGTCGTTTGTGGTGGTGTTTATAATCTTTTCGAGTTCAACAAGGGCATCAGTGATCTTCAAAAAACCAGCCACTCCCACTGCGAGTATCCTAACAGAACGTTCTTCTTTTTTATTCGCAATTATCCGGACAACATGATCACCAAGAGTAAGTAATTTCAGCCTTTTCGTAGCCCGCAACCCGGATTTTTTGAGTCGTGTTGAGGTTGAAAGAAGGGCGATCTTCACATCTTCTTCGATAGAATAGTCAAGCATCGAGGCCAGGGCATCTATGACTGTGGCTCTGACTTTATCGGATGGGTCGTTTAAGGCATTCCTCAAAATGCCTACCATAGCGGGTTCAGAGAGCTTTTTGAGAATACGGGCACCCATAAGTCTCAATTCTTCATCCACGGAATCAATAAATTTTTCGGCAATTCCGAGAAGGCTCTCGTCGTAACCGAGTTCTTTTCCGTAAACCCTGGTTGCTGCCACGGCTATTTTTGGATCTTCGGAGTCCATTAGTTTCCTTAGCTTGTCTGATACCATTTCTGGTGGAAACTTTCCCAGTATTTCTATACAGGCTGTTTTAAGTTCCGGATGAGAAAATTCGTTGATCTTCTCCCAGAGTAATTCTGATTCTTTTTCACCGATTTTTTGTACCTTCAAAGCTATAGCGACTTTCCTGAGTTTTTTGGGTAATTTTAACATCGCCTGTTCTTCAAGGGGAATATGACCCTTATAAACCTCAAGCATAGTCTTAATTTCGTTGCTGGGGTCGTTTTCAAAAGTTTTCAATTCTTCAAATGAAGCGTCAGTCTTGATCATTGTTTCAACAAAGGCTTTTCGCACTCTTTGGGAAGGTTCCTTTGCTATCTTTTCTTTTAGCTCATCATCAAGGAGTCCAAGCTCGACAATATATTTAACAGCGGTCGTTCTAACTGTTTCACTTGGATCTTCGAGAGCGCGCACGATTGCCATATCATCCGTGCCGGTTTTTGCAAGGTATTCAATAGCGGCTTTCCTAACCGCCGGGGACTCATCTTCGAGGTATTTTTCAACATCTTCTAACACTACTTCTGAGGTTGCAGATTCCCGAATTGCTTTGGCACGAATGAATGCCGATGGTGATTTGAGCATCTCTGAGAGATGGAGTTCCCTGCGTCCTTGAATTTCATCTTCAAGGGCATTCAGAATCATTCTTAGTTCCTTTGAAGCCATATTTTTTCACTCCTCGTTTAAACTATGAGAAAGGGAGTAACTATCTATTGTTAAAGTGATAATTCCGTCGGAATATTCGAACTTAGCTTCTTTTTTGTACTGGGCGATGGTATTTACTCCGGTTTTTTTTCTGTTCTGCTTTGCCGATCTTACAACACGCTTATCTTCGGTGATATAGTAGGTTACTCTTACATAGTTTCCGTCTTGTATTTTCATAAAAGAAAACCTTGTGGAAGTGGGGGTTCCAATAGTTCGCTGGTACGTCAAAAGATCCCTTTCAAAGAATTCGAAAGCTCTTTTTAGCTCGAGAATATGTTTTATCGTGCCCATGTATTGCGAATTCACGAGATTGAATTCTGTGAAGACAGAAAAAACGACAGCAACGATAAAAATCGTCGCCACCAGAGACATCAAAATTCCAACGAGACTAAATCCCTTCTTCATCCTTCAAGCTTTCTGCGAGGTCAAGAGTTGCCTCGAGCCTTTCCAATGTTTTC is a genomic window containing:
- a CDS encoding transcription antitermination factor NusB, with amino-acid sequence MNDPRQKALETLAFFDQNGYIPFRKVEIAISTLSSIGRRFYMNLVMETLRKRIQIDYILNQFLKKPEKLPAPVMNALRLGVTQLFYMDSVPEFAAIHSSVELLKAKSFKKLVNAVLRKISKLETPLPEQPIWLKYSHPKWLVDYWEEIEWINPLEELLSYNQQPPLQVYSIPKGEYHLLDEKGYIYDKSDFSDCIIVLEKGEPISSLKRIDELEYIVNEYFRCPVIKPENSSLALLSEKPWLFHTISKEELLKSANELKKELSNRIANIEEFVYLSNTLTLEENTQLLAPLKEFVPVPLDDFMIRYNLRGTWDGYGYWLLPPNSPRPGYIARMRRK
- the queD gene encoding 6-carboxytetrahydropterin synthase QueD, whose protein sequence is MFYITKEVTFDAAHNLTSYHGKCEKLHGHTYRLQVTIKGEPDEEGMVIDFAELKKVIKEKILDKLDHSYINDLIPQPTAEYIARWIFDELEPLVKTDKRKLFEIVLWETPTSFVRYRKE
- a CDS encoding HEAT domain containing protein gives rise to the protein MASKELRMILNALEDEIQGRRELHLSEMLKSPSAFIRAKAIRESATSEVVLEDVEKYLEDESPAVRKAAIEYLAKTGTDDMAIVRALEDPSETVRTTAVKYIVELGLLDDELKEKIAKEPSQRVRKAFVETMIKTDASFEELKTFENDPSNEIKTMLEVYKGHIPLEEQAMLKLPKKLRKVAIALKVQKIGEKESELLWEKINEFSHPELKTACIEILGKFPPEMVSDKLRKLMDSEDPKIAVAATRVYGKELGYDESLLGIAEKFIDSVDEELRLMGARILKKLSEPAMVGILRNALNDPSDKVRATVIDALASMLDYSIEEDVKIALLSTSTRLKKSGLRATKRLKLLTLGDHVVRIIANKKEERSVRILAVGVAGFLKITDALVELEKIINTTTNDGKLRLSAAKAMARIAPQRLLELFNMG
- a CDS encoding energy-coupling factor transporter transmembrane component T family protein, translating into MNFPIGRYVPINSPIHEIDPRAKLIVYISLAILSFFCQSPADFMFIYLLFFLQAYLSNVPIKFYLRNLKSVYLIALFIVFFQIFFTPGKVIFQIGSLIATIEGMKNAVVLVLRLFGAVLFSTLLSFTTAPLRMAHSIEDLMLRLKFSQRIARSVGLIFSISMRFIPILSKEAEQIVLAQRARGAKFKKNGLFPELRTFIAIIVPLIVLSIKKADELAIAMQVRGFDRAHKTSVRQDYFQWNIKSSLLCFMGVLSFLFVILN
- a CDS encoding zinc metallopeptidase, whose product is MLFFDPTFIFLIPAIILAIWAQALVSQRFTYYSKVRSTFGITGAELARRLLDNSGLYDIKIETIPGQLTDHYDPRAKVVRLSQATYNNSSIAALGVVAHEIGHALQHAKNYAPLVVRNAFAPVASFGSYFSWVIFFMGILFWSPTMIRFGIVLFSLVVLFTLITLPVEFDASKRAKRLLAEMGMPESEVIAVNKVLSAAAMTYIASMAMAMLQLLRMIFIAGLFGRRD